One Microplitis mediator isolate UGA2020A chromosome 3, iyMicMedi2.1, whole genome shotgun sequence DNA segment encodes these proteins:
- the LOC130665900 gene encoding putative ankyrin repeat protein RF_0381 produces MEQEKAKRLMNEAIDMNGSDEVTTIIRRYGLSYVPEWREGYTLIIRALLRKKEEAVEALIMNNANVNGPSHANSIVPLCRILKYSNTELAWLLIARGANINADNDDSGNRPIHQLVIAVGQETGGNRTRLAEIMEYMLQNGVEVEARNREGVTAAHLDVRQRYMEIFNLFIEHDANMDIEDEKGRTPLFYAVEYGQSEKVNALLKQGARVNHRDSHGMTPLFMIFKKILTHRYEENNLYSPDHIRKIEITEMLIRFGADVNQQTTNGGVTPLHLAGARGYDEIVIVLLENGADVNLKDKKGRYVVQYCRYARQDDDLPAGYEKEPDEIWSTTEGHVSWTHLIIRQFLIKKRVMGDMINQDLELELLYLKQNEEEYEVKCREEVKKMKKTVLIRQGGREVTPIDVWKASTEEMRRFMKHKDFVQNLQREKIGHYGNEMLKKIVVARYREKLIKRAIRVLNSATRNSKIPLEDLPKHVLDEIISNINNEELIKMTRMDQ; encoded by the coding sequence ATGGAGCAAGAGAAGGCGAAACGACTGATGAATGAAGCAATAGATATGAATGGAAGCGACGAAGTGACGACAATAATAAGACGATACGGGTTGTCATACGTACCAGAATGGAGGGAAGGATATACGCTAATTATAAGGGCACTGCTACGAAAAAAAGAAGAGGCGGTGGAAGCTCTCATTATGAATAATGCAAATGTAAATGGACCAAGTCACGCAAACTCCATAGTCCCATTATgcagaattttgaaatattcgaACACGGAATTAGCATGGTTACTCATAGCTCGAGGTGCAAACATCAATGCGGATAATGATGACAGTGGAAATCGACCAATACATCAACTTGTCATCGCTGTTGGACAGGAAACAGGAGGGAACAGGACAAGGTTGGCGGAAATAATGGAATACATGCTGCAGAATGGAGTCGAGGTAGAGGCAAGAAATCGTGAAGGAGTAACAGCTGCGCATCTAGACGTACGACAGAGATACatggaaatatttaatttattcattgagCACGATGCGAATATGGACATTGAGGACGAAAAAGGAAGAACACCATTATTCTACGCGGTGGAATATGGACAATCGGAAAAAGTAAATGCATTATTAAAGCAAGGGGCTAGAGTGAATCATAGAGATTCCCATGGAATGACACCGCTGTTTatgatatttaagaaaattttgactcaCCGGTATGAAGAAAACAATTTGTATAGTCCGGATCACATaaggaagatagaaataacgGAAATGCTAATAAGATTTGGAGCCGATGTCAATCAGCAGACGACTAATGGGGGCGTAACACCATTACACCTAGCAGGAGCAAGAGGATATGATGAAATTGTAATAGTGCTGCTAGAGAATGGGGCGgatgttaatttaaaagataaaaaggGAAGATATGTGGTACAATATTGTAGATACGCGCGACAAGATGATGATTTGCCTGCAGGATACGAGAAAGAGCCGGATGAAATATGGTCAACCACTGAGGGACATGTCAGTTGGACGCATTTGATAATCAGACAGTTCCTCATAAAGAAAAGAGTTATGGGAGATATGATAAACCAGGATCTAGAGCTGGAATTGCTGTACTTGAAACAAAATGAAGAGGAGTATGAAGTGAAATGTAGAGAGGAAGTGAAGAAAATGAAGAAAACTGTGTTAATACGTCAAGGGGGAAGAGAAGTAACACCTATCGACGTATGGAAAGCATCAACGGAAGAGATGAGGCGATTCATGAAGCATAAGGATTTTGTTCAGAATCTTCAACGAGAGAAGATCGGCCACTATGGGAAtgaaatgttgaaaaaaatcgtgGTGGCAAGATACAGGGAGAAGCTTATCAAACGGGCTATTCGGGTGTTAAATAGTGCGACAAGAAACAGCAAGATACCATTAGAAGACTTGCCAAAACATGTATTGGATGAAATCAttagtaatattaataatgaagagCTCATCAAGATGACACGCATGGACCAGTAA